From a single Paenibacillus sp. FSL R5-0345 genomic region:
- a CDS encoding glycosyltransferase family 4 protein — protein sequence MKFIFPVLTLTRGGAQRMLAELANRLTEIGHEVTILLPSDGVVEYEMECELLYAKEGELAASDFPVGDVIISNFYTTVEVSQRASEEGKGVHVRLALCYEPAFLPDNSRSFSSYNIATNLLVLSRWQQGIVQMNHGIKGRIVPIGVGPVFKNMQVRDPKKRLVVSAIMRKPEGGFSAHREQDYLLQQLNKVKAYHPEVELYLISPPGEQAESATLQTLVNDERYQIRTPADDTELCFHYSESDIFVSSSTYDTGSLPGIEAMRCGAAVVTVYSGGNMEYCTHGHNCLMSYRFQNRLADDIITLIRDPALRQRLARKGEQVSQNFTWEKSTQIFQNALFEIVSRNPS from the coding sequence ATGAAGTTCATATTTCCTGTTCTAACTCTTACCAGAGGCGGGGCCCAGCGTATGCTAGCGGAATTGGCTAATCGTTTGACAGAGATTGGTCATGAAGTAACGATTCTTTTACCCAGCGATGGTGTTGTAGAATACGAGATGGAATGTGAGCTGCTCTATGCAAAAGAAGGTGAACTGGCAGCAAGCGATTTTCCAGTAGGAGATGTGATTATTTCCAACTTCTATACCACAGTTGAAGTATCGCAGCGGGCAAGTGAAGAGGGTAAAGGTGTTCATGTTCGATTGGCGCTTTGTTATGAGCCGGCCTTTTTACCTGACAATAGCCGTTCTTTTTCATCATATAATATTGCGACAAACCTACTCGTTCTATCACGCTGGCAACAAGGAATTGTCCAAATGAATCATGGCATTAAAGGGAGAATTGTACCGATCGGGGTAGGTCCCGTCTTTAAAAATATGCAAGTCCGTGATCCTAAAAAAAGGCTGGTAGTTTCTGCGATTATGCGCAAGCCAGAGGGTGGATTCTCAGCTCACCGTGAGCAGGATTATTTACTTCAGCAATTAAACAAGGTTAAAGCCTACCACCCGGAGGTTGAACTGTATTTGATTTCTCCTCCCGGAGAACAAGCGGAATCTGCAACGCTGCAAACCCTGGTGAACGATGAACGTTACCAAATAAGGACTCCAGCGGATGATACAGAACTCTGTTTCCATTATAGTGAGAGCGACATTTTTGTGAGTTCGAGTACGTATGATACAGGTTCGTTGCCAGGGATTGAGGCTATGCGTTGTGGTGCAGCGGTCGTTACGGTTTACTCAGGTGGGAATATGGAATATTGCACGCATGGCCATAACTGCTTAATGTCCTACCGATTTCAGAATCGGCTCGCAGATGATATTATAACCTTAATCAGAGATCCGGCTTTACGCCAACGATTAGCTCGTAAGGGTGAACAGGTTTCACAGAATTTCACTTGGGAAAAAAGCACACAAATATTTCAAAATGCGTTGTTTGAGATTGTATCAAGAAATCCATCTTAG
- a CDS encoding YhcN/YlaJ family sporulation lipoprotein: protein MMRSKISMSVSAALLLGLVSITGCGTNTAEKTNVQTNSVRGVNDGRIGVNSVRGGTMGTHNITKMEVSQELADRIAAMPEVRTANVMLAGKNAYVAVTLHDTTTGLRAKGTTSYRAKSSTVPHNYGPTGVMSGTGRVKIGRDGMNDTGAVTNGTNGTLRGTVNTVPGTTSTGPATRNGTLGMGTLGTGTTGVGTHRNGTTGMGSLGTGTGTTGTRTHTYNNGPLLNSNGSKHDVNMGMGIGNGMGMGTRNGTGMTDGLGTGMGIRSTTPNYTNSTHGTNYRSNSTHMNSTHSTHMNNTNNTIHTKAADTVTKEIKAKIAAEIKKHDATIKDVYVSANPDFVDRVNVYAEEARAGHPIKGFVDEFRTMVERIFPTRNY from the coding sequence ATGATGCGATCCAAGATCAGCATGTCAGTCTCAGCCGCATTACTTCTAGGCTTGGTGAGTATTACAGGGTGTGGGACAAATACGGCAGAGAAGACTAATGTGCAAACTAATAGTGTCCGGGGGGTAAATGACGGACGTATCGGTGTAAACTCCGTTCGCGGAGGAACGATGGGTACGCATAATATTACTAAAATGGAGGTCAGTCAGGAGCTCGCTGATCGTATTGCTGCTATGCCTGAAGTTCGCACAGCGAACGTGATGCTTGCAGGTAAGAATGCGTATGTCGCCGTAACGTTACATGATACAACTACTGGTCTGCGGGCTAAAGGTACTACATCCTATCGAGCAAAATCATCTACAGTACCTCACAATTATGGACCGACAGGGGTCATGTCGGGTACTGGAAGAGTGAAAATAGGACGCGATGGTATGAATGATACAGGGGCGGTAACGAATGGGACGAACGGAACCCTAAGAGGTACTGTGAATACAGTTCCTGGTACAACAAGTACTGGACCTGCAACCAGAAACGGAACACTTGGCATGGGGACTCTGGGTACGGGGACGACAGGTGTGGGCACTCACAGAAATGGAACAACCGGAATGGGAAGTTTGGGGACAGGAACAGGGACGACCGGAACTAGAACCCATACTTATAATAATGGACCTCTGCTGAACAGCAACGGTTCGAAACATGATGTCAATATGGGGATGGGCATTGGTAACGGAATGGGTATGGGAACTAGAAACGGCACTGGGATGACGGATGGCTTAGGAACTGGAATGGGCATTCGCAGCACCACTCCAAACTACACCAATAGTACCCATGGTACGAATTACAGAAGTAATTCTACCCACATGAACAGTACTCATTCGACTCACATGAACAACACAAATAACACTATTCATACAAAAGCAGCAGATACAGTTACAAAAGAAATTAAAGCGAAAATCGCTGCTGAAATTAAAAAACATGATGCAACCATTAAGGATGTATACGTATCAGCAAATCCAGACTTTGTAGATCGTGTCAATGTCTACGCAGAAGAGGCTCGTGCGGGTCATCCGATCAAAGGTTTTGTGGATGAATTCAGAACGATGGTTGAGCGAATTTTCCCGACTCGTAATTATTAA
- a CDS encoding glycosyltransferase family 4 protein, whose product MKVLFTFYVPSGGVETLNKLRCESLQRDGIECHVLYLMPGSGSQNKANFPVFISSIDEEIKEVLETHNYDAIIVTSDYLLLKRLRELGYSGILIYESQGLGKRSHAKELIKDAVPYFRSYCNAVLIPPTDHLLELFIEICPWLHRYVIPNIVDVQSFQHIPAEPPADPVIAWVGRLESNKNWREYLRIAHQLRLHKPNLHLWMFHDPELATEDQKQPFQEELQNLGLNDRLSTFTNIPNHVMPIYYSSIANSGGFLLSTSITEGFGYAVAEAICCTCPVLSTDSDGVRSFIVHNISGKFYPLGNIETAVNEGLELMNNLPLRNALRQQGRNYMVTRYGTEKYAQSFREMMNSFAIF is encoded by the coding sequence ATGAAAGTTTTATTCACGTTTTATGTACCGAGTGGCGGGGTGGAGACTTTAAATAAGCTGCGGTGTGAAAGTCTCCAGCGTGATGGGATCGAATGTCATGTTTTATATCTAATGCCTGGTTCAGGAAGCCAGAATAAGGCTAACTTTCCGGTGTTTATTTCCTCTATAGATGAGGAGATTAAAGAAGTACTTGAGACCCATAACTATGATGCCATTATTGTTACATCGGATTATTTATTGCTGAAGCGTCTGCGTGAGCTTGGTTACAGCGGTATTTTGATATACGAATCCCAAGGACTTGGAAAACGTAGTCATGCAAAAGAACTAATCAAAGACGCTGTCCCATATTTCCGCTCCTATTGTAATGCTGTCCTAATTCCACCAACGGATCATTTACTGGAGCTGTTTATTGAAATCTGTCCATGGCTACATCGATATGTCATTCCCAATATTGTTGATGTCCAGTCCTTTCAGCACATCCCTGCCGAGCCTCCGGCTGATCCGGTCATCGCTTGGGTCGGGCGTCTGGAAAGCAATAAAAATTGGCGCGAATATTTGAGAATTGCCCATCAACTTCGCCTTCACAAACCAAACCTTCATTTATGGATGTTTCATGACCCTGAATTAGCCACAGAGGATCAAAAGCAGCCCTTCCAAGAAGAATTGCAAAACTTAGGTCTGAACGATCGTCTAAGTACCTTCACCAATATTCCTAACCATGTAATGCCGATTTATTATTCCTCCATAGCTAATTCTGGAGGGTTTCTGTTATCCACTTCTATTACAGAGGGTTTTGGATATGCTGTTGCAGAAGCCATTTGCTGCACTTGTCCTGTACTTAGTACGGATTCTGACGGTGTTAGATCTTTTATTGTGCATAATATCTCAGGCAAATTTTATCCTCTTGGCAACATCGAAACGGCCGTCAATGAAGGGTTAGAGCTAATGAACAATCTGCCACTGCGAAATGCACTCCGCCAGCAAGGAAGGAATTATATGGTTACACGTTACGGTACGGAAAAATATGCGCAGTCATTTCGTGAAATGATGAACTCCTTTGCCATCTTCTAA
- a CDS encoding class I SAM-dependent methyltransferase — protein MYREIEVNDFLPILLEQLKFCESILDIGSGTGTLLERYEAAVVLGLEIHRPYLLHREYKAPHIIPVHGDACHMDKLFLPKTFSAVTFIDSIEHFERKEGQRLLGMAERIAYNRVVVFTPRGFFPQEGMDHYHLQGEHYQKHRSGWEPEDFIELGYAVTVLKGFHHAQNPSFREAFGEGHAPVDALLACKTV, from the coding sequence ATGTACCGGGAAATTGAAGTGAATGACTTTCTACCAATCTTATTGGAGCAGTTAAAATTCTGTGAAAGTATACTGGATATCGGCAGTGGCACCGGTACCCTGCTTGAACGGTATGAAGCCGCAGTAGTCCTTGGACTAGAAATTCACAGACCTTACCTGCTGCATCGTGAATATAAAGCACCTCATATTATTCCTGTGCACGGGGATGCTTGTCATATGGATAAATTATTCCTTCCAAAGACGTTCTCAGCGGTCACTTTTATCGATTCAATTGAACACTTTGAAAGGAAGGAAGGACAAAGATTACTCGGGATGGCAGAGAGAATCGCCTATAATCGTGTAGTCGTATTTACACCTCGGGGTTTTTTTCCGCAGGAGGGAATGGATCATTATCACTTGCAAGGAGAACATTATCAAAAGCACCGGAGCGGATGGGAACCAGAGGACTTTATAGAGCTGGGGTATGCTGTAACAGTACTTAAAGGTTTTCATCATGCTCAAAACCCATCGTTTCGTGAGGCGTTTGGTGAAGGTCATGCTCCGGTAGATGCCTTATTGGCTTGCAAAACAGTATAA
- a CDS encoding glycosyltransferase: protein MSEEPKVSVVIPFYNCPYVDLAIQSVLEQSYSNIETIVIDDGSTLWMEKLEPFRDKIVYIRKNNGGTASALNKGIDAATGTYFAWLSADDLFHPNKIKHQMQMLKRTGTSFNYTAYYYINEQGERISETISMIFDSRAKFIETMMLGCPVNGSTVLLHMGIFRAVGKFNERLLYTQDYDLWLRILPYYTWSYIEEPLLDYRVHNEMGSVIHKEEQKKEIEQVQAKHHRVLSRLLQKERGR, encoded by the coding sequence ATGAGTGAAGAACCTAAAGTGTCGGTGGTCATTCCTTTTTATAACTGTCCATATGTGGATCTCGCCATCCAAAGCGTTTTGGAACAAAGCTATTCGAACATAGAGACCATTGTAATTGATGATGGGTCTACGCTTTGGATGGAGAAGCTTGAACCTTTCAGGGATAAGATTGTTTATATACGAAAAAACAATGGAGGAACCGCCTCCGCGTTAAATAAAGGAATAGATGCGGCTACCGGAACTTATTTTGCCTGGCTAAGCGCTGATGATTTATTTCATCCGAATAAAATCAAACACCAGATGCAAATGCTCAAGAGGACAGGTACTTCGTTTAATTATACAGCCTATTATTATATAAACGAGCAGGGTGAGCGGATTTCCGAGACGATAAGTATGATTTTTGACAGCAGGGCAAAGTTTATTGAGACCATGATGTTAGGCTGCCCGGTGAATGGAAGTACGGTCCTTCTTCATATGGGTATCTTCCGCGCAGTTGGGAAATTTAATGAGAGATTATTATATACACAAGATTATGATCTTTGGCTGCGTATTTTACCGTATTATACATGGTCTTATATAGAGGAACCGCTGCTTGATTACCGAGTTCATAATGAGATGGGCTCAGTCATTCACAAAGAGGAGCAGAAAAAGGAGATTGAACAAGTACAAGCAAAACATCACAGGGTTTTATCGCGGTTGTTGCAAAAGGAGAGAGGGAGATGA